One window of Triticum dicoccoides isolate Atlit2015 ecotype Zavitan chromosome 5A, WEW_v2.0, whole genome shotgun sequence genomic DNA carries:
- the LOC119303148 gene encoding EEF1A lysine methyltransferase 1-like, whose translation MASGAEEEGRERREAGEEEEEEDDEERPQLSAAAAGALREFLEEQRRQERDEGERGGGEGVELVAEDWRLSQFWYDEGTARGLAEEVARLASGLPAGGAAVACVACPTLYAYLRKSSPDVPARLLEYDERFGQYGDDFAFYDYNQPEALPPAMKHAFQIVVADPPYLSQECLEKVAKTVSFLARPQGSFLLLLTGEVQKDRALELLNVRPCGFKPQHSNKLGNVFRLFTNYDPVDRLGGWDQSDGAPI comes from the exons gaggaggaggaagacgacgaggaGCGGCCGCAGctgagcgcggcggcggcgggggcgctgCGGGAGTTCCTGGAGGAGCAGCGACGGCAGGAGCGGGACGAAGGGGAAAGGGGGGGAGGAGAAGGGGTGGAGCTGGTGGCGGAGGACTGGCGGCTGAGCCAGTTCTGGTACGACGAGGGCACGGCGCGGGGGCTTGCCGAGGAGGTCGCCCGCCTCGCCTCCGGCCTGCCTGCCGGCGGCGCCGCCGTGGCCTGCGTCGCGTGCCCCACGCTCTACGCCTACCTCAGGAAGAGCAGCCCGGATGTGCCCGCGCGGCTGCTCGAGTACGACGAGCGGTTCGGGCAGTACGGCGACGACTTCGCCTTCTACGACTACAACCAGCCGGAGGCGCTGCCGCCCGCCATGAAGCACGCCTTCCAGATCGTCGTCGCAGACCCTCCTTACCTG AGTCAGGAGTGCTTGGAGAAGGTTGCCAAGACGGTCTCCTTCCTCGCACGGCCTCAAGGCTCATTCCTGCTGTTACTCACAG GCGAAGTTCAGAAGGACCGCGCGCTGGAGCTCTTAAACGTGCGCCCCTGCGGTTTCAAGCCTCAGCACTCGAACAAACTGGGGAATGTGTTCCGGCTGTTCACGAATTATGACCCGGTAGACAGACTTGGTGGCTGGGATCAGAGCGATGGCGCCCCCATTTAG
- the LOC119303149 gene encoding universal stress protein YxiE-like isoform X1, producing the protein MWSIQAAIARHQAGLTASELVVMEESTGQAAAAASDVAPGAGGAEAAGGMKVVVAVDASEESLHALSWALDNVVRLHPGASVAVVHAQHSVDHFVYPVAAHAGLAYAPPTALDSMRRAQEENSRRAVARALDVCRQKQASATAAVVEGDPKEAICEAVEEMRADLLVLGSRGLGMVKRALLGSVSDYLAHHACCPVLIVKPPNKAHHK; encoded by the exons ATGTGGTCGATCCAGGCAGCGATCGCTAGGCACCAAGCCGGTCTCACCGCGAGCGAGCTCGTCGTCATGGAGGAGAGCACTGGTCAGGCCGCGGCGGCGGCCAGCGACGTGGCGCCTGGGGCCGGAGGCGCGGAGGCCGCGGGCGGGAtgaaggtggtggtggcggtggacgCGAGCGAGGAGAGCCTGCACGCGCTGTCGTGGGCGCTCGACAACGTCGTCCGCCTCCACCCCGGCGCGTCCGTCGCCGTCGTCCACGCCCAGCACAGCGTCGACCACTTCGTCTACCCCGTCGCCGCCCACG CAGGCCTGGCCTACGCCCCGCCGACGGCGTTGGACTCCAtgcggagggcgcaggaggagaacTCCCGGAGGGCGGTGGCCCGCGCGCTGGACGTGTGCAGGCAGAAGCAGGCGAGCGccacggcggcggtggtggagggcGACCCCAAGGAGGCCATCTGCGAGGCCGTGGAGGAGATGCGCGCCGACCTGCTCGTCCTCGGCAGCCGCGGCCTCGGCATGGTCAAGAG GGCGTTGCTGGGCAGCGTGAGCGACTACCTCGCCCATCACGCGTGCTGCCCCGTCCTCATCGTCAAGCCGCCCAACAAGGCGCACCACAAGTGA
- the LOC119303149 gene encoding universal stress protein A-like protein isoform X2 encodes MWSIQAAIARHQAGLTASELVVMEESTGQAAAAASDVAPGAGGAEAAGGMKVVVAVDASEESLHALSWALDNVVRLHPGASVAVVHAQHSVDHFVYPVAAHGLAYAPPTALDSMRRAQEENSRRAVARALDVCRQKQASATAAVVEGDPKEAICEAVEEMRADLLVLGSRGLGMVKRALLGSVSDYLAHHACCPVLIVKPPNKAHHK; translated from the exons ATGTGGTCGATCCAGGCAGCGATCGCTAGGCACCAAGCCGGTCTCACCGCGAGCGAGCTCGTCGTCATGGAGGAGAGCACTGGTCAGGCCGCGGCGGCGGCCAGCGACGTGGCGCCTGGGGCCGGAGGCGCGGAGGCCGCGGGCGGGAtgaaggtggtggtggcggtggacgCGAGCGAGGAGAGCCTGCACGCGCTGTCGTGGGCGCTCGACAACGTCGTCCGCCTCCACCCCGGCGCGTCCGTCGCCGTCGTCCACGCCCAGCACAGCGTCGACCACTTCGTCTACCCCGTCGCCGCCCACG GCCTGGCCTACGCCCCGCCGACGGCGTTGGACTCCAtgcggagggcgcaggaggagaacTCCCGGAGGGCGGTGGCCCGCGCGCTGGACGTGTGCAGGCAGAAGCAGGCGAGCGccacggcggcggtggtggagggcGACCCCAAGGAGGCCATCTGCGAGGCCGTGGAGGAGATGCGCGCCGACCTGCTCGTCCTCGGCAGCCGCGGCCTCGGCATGGTCAAGAG GGCGTTGCTGGGCAGCGTGAGCGACTACCTCGCCCATCACGCGTGCTGCCCCGTCCTCATCGTCAAGCCGCCCAACAAGGCGCACCACAAGTGA
- the LOC119298000 gene encoding universal stress protein A-like protein, producing the protein MWSIEAVIARHEASLTGSERVVMEESTEAAATASGVAPGAGDAEAAGAPGLMKVVVAVDASEESLHALSWALDHVVRHHPGASVVVLHAQHRVDRSAYAGLAYVPPTAMDAMRRTQAGNTRKAVSRALDVCKQKQASATAAVVVGDAKEAICQAVEDMRADLLVLGSRGLGMVKRAFLGSVSDYLAHHACCPVLIVKPPNEARHK; encoded by the exons ATGTGGTCGATCGAGGCAGTGATCGCCAGGCACGAGGCCAGTCTCACCGGGAGCGAGCGCGTCGTCATGGAGGAGAGCACCGAGGCCGCGGCGACGGCAAGCGGCGTGGCGCCTGGAGCCGGAGACGCGGAGGCCGCCGGGGCGCCGGGCTTGATGAAGGTGGTGGTGGCCGTGGACGCGAGCGAGGAGAGCCTGCACGCGCTGTCGTGGGCGCTCGACCACGTCGTCCGGCACCACCCCGGCGCGTCCGTCGTCGTCCTCCACGCCCAGCACCGCGTCGACCGCTCCGCCTATG CAGGCCTGGCCTACGTCCCGCCCACGGCGATGGACGCCATGAGGAGGACGCAGGCGGGGAACACCAGGAAGGCGGTGTCCCGCGCGCTGGACGTGTGCAAGCAGAAGCAGGCGAGCGccacggcggcggtggtggtgggcgACGCCAAGGAGGCCATCTGCCAGGCCGTAGAGGACATGCGCGCCGACCTCCTCGTCCTCGGCAGCCGTGGCCTGGGCATGGTCAAGAG GGCGTTTTTGGGCAGCGTGAGCGACTACCTCGCCCATCACGCGTGCTGTCCCGTTCTCATCGTCAAGCCGCCCAACGAAGCGCGTCACAAGTGA
- the LOC119300091 gene encoding universal stress protein PHOS34-like, with product MEEVSAEAAAMASGVGPEGATMKVVAAVDASEESLHALSWALDNVVRPHSGASLVVVHVQPRADHFAYPVAGHGLQYVPPTAVDSVRKTHEENSRRVVSVALDVCRQKQVSATAAVVEGDAKEAICRAVEDMHADLLVLGSRGLGMIKRALLGSVSDYLAHHASCPVLIVKPPNKAHHK from the exons ATGGAGGAGGTGAGCGCCGAGGCCGCGGCCATGGCGAGCGGCGTCGGGCCGGAGGGCGCGACGATGAAGGTGGTGGCCGCGGTGGACGCGAGCGAGGAGAGCCTGCACGCGCTGTCGTGGGCGCTCGACAACGTCGTCCGGCCCCACTCCGGCGCGTCCCTCGTCGTCGTCCACGTCCAGCCGCGCGCCGACCACTTCGCCTACCCTGTCGCCGGGCACG GCCTACAGTACGTCCCGCCCACGGCGGTGGACTCCGTAAGGAAGACGCACGAGGAGAACTCCCGGCGAGTCGTGTCCGTCGCGCTCGACGTGTGCAGGCAGAAGCAGGTGAGCGccacggcggcggtggtggagggcGACGCCAAGGAGGCCATCTGCCGCGCCGTGGAGgacatgcacgccgacctcctcgtcCTCGGCAGCCGCGGCCTGGGCATGATCAAGAG GGCGTTGCTGGGCAGCGTGAGCGACTACCTCGCCCATCACGCCTCCTGCCCCGTTCTCATCGTGAAGCCGCCCAACAAGGCGCACCACAAGTGA
- the LOC119303150 gene encoding tetratricopeptide repeat protein 4 homolog, which yields MALLMEPGSEPLTEGEKADLDAIAAIKESAAREYREEGNQFVKKGRKHYPDAVDCYTKAIAQMGALSAPNPDASVLFANRAHVNLLLGNHRRALDDAQQAVRLSPSNLKAHYRAAKAALALDQLPQAASFCRRGLEQDPANEELKKFLAQVEAQQRERDLKRAKVEQAISAAKDLAAAIEKRGLRLGKAAYQELTGVKKPKLDEQGVLHWPVLLLYPEVMSSDFIEDFPETDMFSDHLDLMFSESSPPLPWDENHAYTRDAIELYCQAGDGTPFSKSEMLKYLLEGTVDSGSLTESLDGEDGEHDTVKGSTAISPSQGKWIKVREGKTLQEALQHKDYIIPAVPVFFVVSRKSAFHSKFKAGNWSLP from the exons ATGGCGCTGCTGATGGAGCCCGGGTCGGAGCCCCTGACGGAGGGCGAGAAGGCCGACCtggacgccatcgccgccatcaaGGAGTCGGCGGCGCGCGAGTACAGGGAGGAGGGCAACCAGTTCGTCAAGAAGGGCCGGAAGCACTACCCCGACGCCGTCGACTGCTACACCAAGGCCATCGCCCAGATGGGCGCCCTCTCCGCCCCGAACCCCGACGCCTCCGTCCTCTTCGCCAACCGCGCGCACGTCAACCTCCTCCTCGGCAACCACCGCCGCGCCCTCGACGACGCCCAGCAGGCCGtccgcctctccccctccaacctcAAG GCGCACTACCGGGCGGCGAAGGCCGCGCTTGCTCTCGACCAGTTGCCCCAGGCGGCGTCCTTCTGCCGGCGGGGGCTCGAGCAGGACCCCGCCAACGAGGAGCTCAAGAAATTCCTCGCGCAGGTGGAGGCGCAGCAGCGCGAGCGGGATCTTAAAAGGGCCAAGGTTGAACAGGCCATATCCGCCGCGAAG GATCTTGCTGCTGCTATAGAGAAGAGAGGGCTGAGGCTGGGGAAGGCAGCATATCAGGAGCTGACCGGGGTAAAGAAGCCGAAGCTGGATGAGCAGGGCGTGCTCCACTGGCCAGTTCTTCTGCTCTACCCGGAGGTCATGTCGAGCGACTTTATTGAGGATTTTCCGGAGACTGATATGTTCTCGGATCACCTTGATCTC ATGTTCTCAGAAAGTTCTCCACCTTTGCCATGGGATGAGAACCACGCTTACACAAGGGACGCTATTGAGTTGTATTGTCAG GCTGGTGATGGCACGCCGTTCTCCAAAAGTGAAATGTTAAAATATCTTCTGGAAGGCACTGTCGACTCAGGGTCACTCACAGAAAGCCTTGATGGGGAAGATGGAGAACATGATACTGTGAAGGGCAGCACAGCTATATCACCAA GCCAGGGTAAGTGGATCAAAGTAAGAGAAGGGAAAACTCTTCAGGAAGCGCTGCAGCATAAAGACTACATCATCCCGGCAGTACCTG TGTTCTTTGTGGTTTCAAGGAAATCCGCCTTCCATTCGAAGTTCAAGGCTGGGAATTGGTCTTTGCCGTAG